AGTATTGCTCCTTCACAAGCTGCAAGGCTTCTAGAAACCTCATAGTTAAAGTCTACATGTCCTGGAGTATCTATTAAGTTTAATATGTACTCTTCACCGTCATCTCTCTTGTAAACTAATCTTGCTGCTTGAGATTTTATAGTTATTCCTCTCTCTTTTTCAAGCTCCATCTTATCAAGCACTTGGTTTTCCATTTCTCTTTGAGTTAAAGTACCTGTAGCTTCTAGTAATCTATCAGCAAGAGTAGACTTACCGTGGTCAATATGTGCTACTATCGAAAAGTTTCTCGTATGTTTTTTTCTATCATTCTGCATGTATTTTACCCCCATTGCACATCATAAATCAAAGTAAATTATATCACATAAATATTGACACATGTCAATATTAACTATCTTAGTTATCCTTATGGTACTATATTTTTTGTTTTTTTACCAACTTTAAAATATACTCCTTAACACCTACAACTTCATTCTTAACTTCTCTTTTAAAATTTACTATGGAATTACTATTTATAAAAAACTCGTATTTATTTGTATCAATTCTAAAATCAAATGGTTTCTTTTCAAATAAAATTCTCACTTTAGGTATATTAATATCACTTTTTATATCATACTTTTCTGGATAACTTAGTACGTCCACCACGTTATCTAAATTATTGTTTTCATATCTTTGATTTATACTTTTATTGGTATTCATATCTTTCATTATGCTTTCGTATATTTGTCTGTTTAAATTAATATTTATTTTACAAAGACCAACTAATATAACTAAAAACATTGCTATAAAAGATATCTTATATTTTTTCATAAAAAAAATACCTCCTTAGTATTAAGGATGTACTTTTTTATATTATTTTATTCAATTCTTTCCATTTATATATTGTGCAATTATTCTAGATAAATATTTTGAAGAAGCTTTTGCCTCTTGTAATGTATTAACATGTGAACCCATTTCAATTAGAAGTGCATTGTTACTAAGGTCTTGACTATATAAATTTTTTCCGTAATCATAGAACCATGTACCTCTATTATAGCTTTTAGTCGTCTTATTTCCAGGGTAAAGTTTATTTGATATACCCTGTAGTGTTTCTGCAAGTTGTATATTTTTAGCTGAATGAGGATTTTTTCTTACTAATACAAATTGAAATCTAGCAACATTTTCACCATTTATTGTGGTAGTTACCCTCTCCTTATTTACAACGGAATCTCTATGTAAGTCTATTATTAATTTAAAATCTCCATATTGTTTTAGATATTTTTTTAAAGTTAATCTAGAATATTTATAGGCATTATTATAATCTTTAACATCATGGACAGTAGTATCATGTATTACTGATATACCATATTTATTTAGCTCTTTTTTTATTTCTTCCCCCACTGCAACAATACTATTACTTTGATCAGTTGTATTCCATCTATTAATAGATGTACCATAAGGCATGTAACTTTCACAAGTATGAGTATGATAGATTAACACTTCTGGTTTAGATGGCATCTTCTTTTGAAGCTCCTTACTAAATACAGGTGCCGATGCCATATTCCCATTTCCATCTGATTTGTTTTCATTTGCATTTTCTACATAAACTTGATCGTCATTTAATATGAATTCATTGAAAATATGCTCAGGATCCCTATCTTTAAAATTTTTTTCATCTTCTAAGCTTTTATATTCTTCATCTGCACTTAAATAAGCGATTTCTTTTCCAAGTACGCTTAAATAGTCTTTACTATTCATACCTATAATTTTTGAAAAAGAACTATCCATTTTAGCATAATCTTTATCTCTACTATTAACAACAGGCATTGTATTATTTATTATTCCAGAATATACTTTATTAACAGGAGTTTCATAAGTAAAGCAAGTTTTCTTTACAATTGCCAACAATCCTATAAAAATAAAAAATGCAACAAAGGCAAATATAAAAACTATTCTTATATCATAATTATCATTTTTCCTTAAGTTCATTACAATCCCTCCTTATATTTATGGTTATCATTAATATATATGAGAGATTGTTTCTAAATATTCCTAATTTGTGTATTTATTTATTTCATCTATATCAAGTGCAGGTTGAAGAGATATATTGATTCCTCCTGCTATGATTTTAGATAGTACATCTATATCCATATCAATTTCTTTTGGGGTTACAAACATATCCCCTATGTAAGGATATAAAATTTCATTTAGTAATGACTGCTTTTCATCTCTATTTATAGAATTAAGCATTTTAAAAAACTCACTTCCACTATTTGATTGATTTATAAATGCATCTATTGCTAAATCTATTGAATCATTTGCTAGAGTTATTGCATGAACAACTGTTGGAACTCCTATTGCTATAACTGGTATTCCAAGTGTCCTCTCGCTTATTTCCATTCTTTTATTTCCTATACCTGATCCAGGAGATATTCCTGTATTACCTATTTGAATATTTTTATTTACTCTTTCTGTGCTTCTAGAAGCTAAAGCATCTATACATATTATTAAGTTAGGTTTTATTTTTTCCACAACAGCTTTTATAATCTCACCAGTTTCGATTCCTGTAAGACCCAAAACTCCTGGTGATAATGCACAAACCGGTCTTATATTTTCATCTATTTTGTCTGGAACAAGTTCTCTTAAATGTCTAGTTATCATAAGTTTTGAAATCACCTTTGGACCTAAAGCATCCGGTGTTATATTCCAATTTCCTAGTCCAACTACAAGTGTAGTCATATCTTTATCTATATTTATCATATGGGATAATGTTGTAGCAAAAACCTTGCTTACATCTTCCATTACGTCTTTATCATAATTTAAAGATTCGGGTAGTTCTAATGTGACATATCTTCCAATAGGCTTTCCCATACTTCTTTCCCCATCTTCATCTAATATTTTAACATCTACTATCTTAACTCCTGAATCAAAGTCTTCTGTAAATTCTACACCTTTAATATTTTTTTTATTTTCTTCTTCATAAATCTCCTTAGCTTCTACTGCTAAATCCGTTCTTATATTTTTCACAACATGCCCCTCCTATTTTGAATTCTATAATCTGTATTTTGTCCTAATTCACTTTTAATAATTCGTAAATAATTAGAAATTTATACTTGAAGTGCCTTTTAAATAATGCTATAATATCATGTGTTGAGTAAGGCAATCGTATAAAGATTCCCCGAAGCTGCTTAACCCTACTATTACCACAAGGGGGTGAAAATGAAATGGCAAATATTAAATCAGCTAAGAAAAGAATCAAAGTTATCGAAACTAAAACACTTAGAAATAAAATGATCAAATCAGCTTTAAAGACTAAAATAAAGAACTTTGAAGTTGCTGTTGCTAATAATGATTTAAATGAGGCTAAATCTGCTTACACTATAGTTGTTAAGGCTTTAGATATGGCTGCAGCTAAAGGAATTCTACATAAAAACAAAGCTGCAAGAAAAAAATCAAGATTAGCTACAAAATTAAGTGGATTAAACGCTTAATAAATAATAAACCGGTGAATCACCGGTTTTTGTTTTATCTATTTATATAATTTATATAATTTTTATGCTTTATACTATTACTGTATTTATTATTAAAAGTTCTAATTCCGTCTTTTGATTTACTGATGAACTTTTTAAAGTTTTTTCAGTATCCATGCAAAGTTTAAATATCTTTTCTAATTGTCCAACGGAAAATTTCTTACTTTGATTCATCATTTTTTCACATATAAATGGATGTAATCTAAGTTCACGGGCTATATCATCCTTATTTTTTCCTTTGTCCATATTAATTTTAATATCAAATATAAGCTTAAATTGTCTTTGGATCATTCTAAGAATACCTGTTACAGATTCTCCTTTAAATACAAGTTCATTTAAAATATCTAAAGATTTTTGTGGCTTTCTTTGTGATACAAAATCAACTAAGTTAAAAATATCATTATCATTTTTTCCACTTATAAGTTTTGTTATATCCTCTGTAACTATATCCCTGTCGTCCACATAACAACATAATTTTTCCACTTCATTTTCTATTATATCCATATTATTTTCTACTATATTGCAAAACAATGCTAGGTCTGATTTTGATATAGCCTTATTTTTTCTTTTAAACACTTCTCCTACTTTTCTTTGAAGAGCCATGCCTTTTAATTTAGAAAACTTAACAACTTCTGCTTTTTTGTCTAATTTTTTTAATTTTAAACTTTCTTTTTCTCTATCATTTTCAAAGATATAATACATGATTAGTATAGAGTCTTTTGGAATATCTTCTATATACTTAGTTAAGTTTTTAAAAACTTTATCCATGCTTTTATCAACTTTATCCTTTAAAAAGTTTGCCCTATATATTAGTGTTACCCTTTTTTCGCTCATAAAAGGTAATGTTTCACAGGCATTTATTATACTATCATTATCTACAGTCATACCATCTAATTGCACATAATTAAGCTCTTTAAAGTCTTTATTTACAACTTTATCAACTATTTTATCTATAGCCTTTTTTATGCTCTGTTCATCACTTCCACAAAAAATATATACATTACTAAAATTTCCTTTATTTAATTTATCCTCTAAAGTAAATGAATCTATCAACGCTTATTCCCCCATCTTAAATATACTCTATGTAATGCTATGCATTAAAACAAAACACATAACAAAGCAAGGAAAATATATTGCTTTTTTATATCCATGTCTTAACAAAATATAACTCATAAAAATACTAAGCATGGCTACTCCATAAAAATAATTATATTGTACCATACTCGGAGTTATTTTTAAAAGCAAATAGGTTCCCCCTTCAATAGCTGTCATAATAGAATATATAAAACTGCATATGATTCTAAAAGGTATTTTAAACTTTAATACTACTATGACTAAATTACCAAGTAATATTATAATTGAGTATAGAGGAACTAAAAGCAAATTACCTAAGATAAAAAATACACTTATATTATTTAGAGTGCACATAGCATAAGGCATAGAAAATACTTGTGCACTAAATGTCATACTTAAACTTTCATTTATTTTATTTGGCAATTTATAAAGCACTCTTCTTATCTTTTTATTATATAGTATAATCCCTAGCGTAGCTAAAAAAGATAGATTAAAGCCTATATCAACAACATAGTACGGCTTCATAAGAAGTATTATAATTGCTGCTAAACTAAGTGAAGACAAGCTGTCATAAGTTCTATAAAAACACTTTGAGAGTTTCATAGCAAGTATCATTATATAAGCTCTAATTGTTGCTGGCTTTCCTCCTGTAAATATCATATAAATAAATGATAAAACAATTCCTCCTTTTATCCCTAAGATCCTTTCTATCATTTTATAAACTAAAGCTATGTGAAGTCCTGAAACACTAATTATGTGAGATATTCCAAGTTTATTTATATTATCTTTAACATTAAAGTTTATGTATTTTGTATCTCCATAACAACAGGCCATAATAATTGCTGCTTTCTTTTTGTCTAATGCTTTTGTATATTTTTTATATAACCCTTCTCTAAATCTGTATAACTTCTCTATAAAATCACTGTTTAGTTTTTTGTGGTTATATATTTTAACTTCTCCTATTATTCCTTTGTAATAATCTTTTTTATCCTTAAAGCTTCCATCTACAATAATTCTATTTCCTTCTTTTACTCCATTAATATCCCCTAGTAGCAATATTTTTCTTCCCTTGTAATCGCCTACAACATTTCCCCTTTTAATCTGAATTACTCTAACTTTATTTTCAAAACCACTTAAACTCGTATTAAAATATGTATAAAAACTAAAGCATCCAAGTAAAAAGAAACAAACTATAACCATAAAATACTTCATATCCATAGTGAAAAATAAAAGACTAAAAAACATTAATACTAAAATAATGGCTACTAAAATATTTTTTTCACACATAATTAAAGTAAAAGAAGCTAAATATATAGATAATGCATAATAAATTAAAGGCCTCGTCATATATAATTACAACCTTTCAAATATTTTTTTACATAAAAAACCCTTATATATTAATCTATCCAAATATATAAGGGCTTAATCACTTTTATCTTTTATCATTATCTAATTCTTTTATAAAACTTATTAATGGAATTTCAATCATAAGTATTCCAATTATAACTTTAGAATTCCAGAATATATTTCTTAAAACATCAATAGCATTTCCAGTAAACACTTGTACAAATATTAAATAAGCAATTATATTTACTAGTAATAGTGTCATTGATACTTTATTTTTTAATACTTTTTTATAGTTTACAAAATAAAAAGTAAATAACATAATACTAAGGTTAATAACTGTAAACATACTTATATTCCACAAGTTATCACCTACATCCATATTTAATTTAGCAGCACCTATTGATGCTGTAAATACAAACAATATGTAAAATTTTATTCCAGAAGAAAAGTTTTTAAATACTGTTTTATCGATATTCACCTTTTCATAATTACTTTTTTCTATATTTTTAAATTGGCTATATATCATAAGAGAACTTAAAATCAAAGTTACAAAATTTAAAAATATTATTTCTGAACACTTCACATCTATACTCTTATTTAAAATAATTGAACCTAAAACCGCCAAAAATTCTATTGCAACTATAATAAGATTAAATACTATAATATTTTTTATGCCTTTTAATAGCTTTCTACTATCCTTTATTAAATCTAAAATTACTTTAAAATCATTATCTTCTACAAAAATATCTCCTAATTTTTTAGCTATGTTAGTGCAATTCTTTCCTGTAGCTATTCCTATATGTGCTGCTTTAAAACTAGGCAAATCTGTAAATCTGCTTCCTGTAACAGCTAATTTATATCCAAGCTTTTTAAATTGATCACATATTTTACTTTTTATTTTTGAAGATATTTTAGAATACATGCTTACTTTTTCTATAAATTTTTCAAGTTCAGCATCATCCATATTATCTATTTCTACCCCTGATAGAACCATATCATTTTTATTTAATATTCCAAGATTACTTCCTATAGATTGAGCTGTAATTTTATTATCTTCTGTAATTATTATAGGTTTTATAGCAAGAGATCTACAATAATCCATATATCCTTGTACATTTTCCTTGCAAGGATTTTCAAAACCTACAAGTCCAACAAATACTAAGTTACTTTCTATATTTTCATTTACACTTGGTTCGTAATTAAAGTTTCTATAAGAAAAACCTGTAACATATAAGGATTCCTTAGACAATTTTAAGTCATTGCTTTTTATATCCATAATGTCCTTAGCAGTTATTTCAACTTCAATACCATTTTTCATTATATGTGTGCAGTTAGCAAGTATTTTATCCACAGAACCAATTACATTTGCTCTGTATTTATCTTCTACTTTATTTAATGTGGTCTTAATTTTTCTTTCATAATCAAAAGGAACTTTAAAAATTCTCTCTTGGGTTTGTTCTAATTGATTTTTATTTATTGAATTTTCTTTTCCGTACAATATAAGGGCCCTATCTACAAAATCACCTTTTACTATTTTTCCATCACTATTAGTATGAGCATCATTACACAAAAGTCCTATATTTATTATTCTATCTATATTATGTTTATTATCTTCATCTTCATCACTTCTAGCTTCTAGTGTGTTTCCATTGGTATAAATTTTTCTAACAAATAGTCTTTCTTCTGTGATAGAACCTACTTTATTTGCAATAATCACATCTGTACTAGATAGTGTTTCTAGTGATGATAAATCTTCTAGTATTATTCCATGTTTTTTATTTTTAGTATGTATAATAATCGATATTATAATTACAATAATCATTATTTGAATAGGAACTATAATTAGCCAACCTATAGATATTATTTTAAAAGATTCCTTTATATTAATATTTTCTAAAAAGTTATATAATACTGCACAAGCAGAAAACAATATAAAAAATATAGATAATAAATTTACTAATTTATAAACCTTTTTATCTAAGAAATCTGCTCTATTTTGAGATTTTAATAATTCTTTAGTTATGCTTCCTATTTTAGTATTATCTCCCACTTCAACTACTATAGCTTTTGCTGTACCTTCTATAACAAAGGATGATTTAAAAACCATGTTTTTCATTTCACTTGGAAGTATCTCTCTATCTTCTATTTTAGTTTCGTATTTTTCAACTAATTTATTGTCACCTGTAATGGCAGATTCTTTAACTTTTAAATTATAACATTTTATAAGTCTTGCATCTGCTGGAATAATATCCCCTTCTTCTAAATATATTATATCTCCTATTACTAGTTCATCCGCACTAATTTCTATAGACTTTCCATCCCTAAGAGCTAGTGCTTTACTTGGAACTATTTTCGTAAGTTGATTTAACCTATTTTCATTTTTATATTCTTTTACAGAGTAAATAGCTACACACATTAAAGATATACATAATATAAAAAAAGCTAGTCCCATTTTTCCATTAAAAAATAACATTATACTTGTAAAAATAGCTGCTAATGAATATAGTTGAATGAAATTTTTCAAAAATAAAATAATAAAACTCTTAGCCTTTAAATTCAAAGTTTTATTATCCCCAAATTCATCTCTACTTTTATTAACTTTATCTAGTGATAAGCCATATTTTACGCTACTATTTAATTCTTTTATTACCTCATTCCAACTGTAATTATACCAATATCTCATTTATTACTACCTCATTATTTTTATTTATAAACATAATATTTATAATTTTCGTATAAAATCTTTAAATCTTTAATATAAAAATATTAGTGAGCCAAAAGGCTCACTAATATTTTTATAATTGCTATTTATCTTTCAAAGAAGTTCTTAAAGAAATATTTTTTCTCACCATTGTCATCTTCAATTAGGTATAATACTACATTATTCATTGAAGGCTTAACCTCATATTGAGCTGGTATTTTAACACTTAATAGGTCATATGCTTTGCCCTTTGTTAAGTTAACTTCAACACCTAGTTCTTCAAAAGTATTTTGTTTAAATATTACCTTTTTTATAGGATTAGGCTCTCTTGTGATTTCTTCCATAAGTTATTACCCCTTTATCTTTATTTTCTCTCTTAATTTATAGCATAAATAGTATTATATCATTTTTACTCCTTTAATTCAAAAACTAAATTTAACTAACTTCTATTTTATCTTTAAATTTAGCTAATGTCTTAGTTCCAATCCTATTTACTTTAGTTATATCATCTACCGAATTAAACCCTCCACTTTTTTCTCTATAGTCTATTATGTTTTGAGCTGTAACTTCTCCAACCCCTGGAAGCTTCATAAGTTCTTCTTTCGTTGCAGTATTTATATTGATTTTACTTTCATTATTACTTGTACCTCTAGTAACATTATGTACGCTATTTTGTTTTACATTACTTTCTCTAGGGTTATCCTTATTTAAAACAACTATACAATCTTCATCTTTTAATTTCATGGAACAATTAAGACTCATTTTATCAGCTTTTTCAGTAAATCCTTCTGCTTTTTCTATTAGGTCATTTACTCTACTTCCATAATCCATTGTATATACATCTGGCTTTTTTACTTCTCCTTTTATTTCAACAATTATCTTTTTTAACTCACTTTTGTTTATATTTTTATTGTCATTTTTATCAACTAATACATTGTCACTTTTTTTAGAATTATAATCTTTATTATTTTTATCACTTGTTTCTTGAACAAACATACTTTCATTAGCATTAAAAGCTTTTGGCTTAGACAAAATATATCCTACTACTAAAAATATTGTACATCCTATCATCATGACTATTGATCCTATTATTTTTTCTTTCTTGTCCATTATTATCCTCCTATACAGTTGTAATAGTATATACTTTTCATTATTACCATGTATATGTTTTTCATAACAATTGCATTTTATCCAGTTATTTGATTTTTATTTTGATATATTGAATTTTTTTTGATATACTATTTGTATAAATATTAGGAGGTACACAATGCGTAAATTATTAACTTTTATATGGATTTTTATCATAACATTCTCTGTTATTGTATATGACACTAAGGCTATAGATACTCCTCCTACTGTATCGGCAGATGGCGTAGTATTAATGGATAAAAATACAGGACAGATTTTATACTCTAAAAACTTAGATAGTCCGTATCCACCGGCATCTACCACAAAAATAATGACAGCCCTTTTAGCTCTAGAAAAATGTAACCTAGATGATGTTGTTACTATTGGCAAAAATGCTACAGATATAGATGGAAGCAAAATATACATATTTGAAGGAGAAAAGTTAACTATAAGAGATTTATTATATTCTCTACTTCTTCAATCAGCAAACGATTGTGCAGTAGCTTTAGCAGAACATATATCTGGTTCTACACAAGAATTTGTAAAACTTATGAATACTAGAGCTAAGGAACTTGGATGCAAAAACACTAACTTTGTAAATCCACATGGTTTGTATGATGATAAACATAGAACATCAGCAAGAGATCTTGCTCTAATTTTAAGAGAACTTAGTAAACATGAAGATTTCAAAAAAATAGCCACAACTCAAGTTTATGTTATAAATCCAACTAACAAAGAACCTAACAAACGTTTCATAGGAAATAAAGATAAACTAGTTTTAAAAAGATCAAAATGCTATTATGAAGGTTGCGAGGGAGGCAAAACAGGATATACTATTCAATCCAAACATTCATTTGTTGCAACAGCTACTAGAGACAATAAAAGTCTTATAGCAGTTCTTCTTCATGATGCAAAACATACTTATTGGGACGATGTAATCAACTTATTTAATTTTGGATTTAGTAATTATACTAGAGAAAAATTATATAGCAAAAATCAATGTTTATATAATTATAAAATTAATGATAATTCAAGTATTCCAGTTTTAGCTACAGAAGATTTTTATTATTTAAGAAAAAATGGCGATAAAGATGTTCCAGAACTTAAAGTAAATAACGCTCCTTTAAATAATAAATTTTTTAAAAAAGGAGATATTATTTTAACAGGAAATATAGTATATAAAAATCAAAATTTAGGTAAAGTTAATTTAGCTAGTGGAGCAGATCATTCATCAAAAAAATTATATTTAAATAAATTAAACTTAAATAATCTTAAATATAATAAGTATTTAATAATAGGTACTCCAATAGGCATATTAATTCTATTAGTTTTAATATTTGGCTTAAAGAAATCTAAAAGGAATAGAATATAATATATATAATAAAAAAAGTCAGACTTATAGCCTGACTTTTATTTTTTAAGTTTACTTATTAAATTTTTCATATCATCTGGCAAATCACTTTCAAGCTTTAATATTCTCCCATCTTTCGGATGAGGAATTTGAAGCTTATATGCATGAAGCGCCTGTCTATCTATATATTCATGTTCTTCTTTTCCATATAATGAATCACCATAAATAGGATGCCCTATACTACTTAAATGCACCCTAATTTGATGAGTTCTTCCAGTTTCAAGAGTTAGTTCAACTAAATCAGCATCTTCATAACTTTCTACA
This Clostridium novyi NT DNA region includes the following protein-coding sequences:
- a CDS encoding helix-hairpin-helix domain-containing protein, with the translated sequence MDKKEKIIGSIVMMIGCTIFLVVGYILSKPKAFNANESMFVQETSDKNNKDYNSKKSDNVLVDKNDNKNINKSELKKIIVEIKGEVKKPDVYTMDYGSRVNDLIEKAEGFTEKADKMSLNCSMKLKDEDCIVVLNKDNPRESNVKQNSVHNVTRGTSNNESKININTATKEELMKLPGVGEVTAQNIIDYREKSGGFNSVDDITKVNRIGTKTLAKFKDKIEVS
- a CDS encoding HAD-IC family P-type ATPase, producing MRYWYNYSWNEVIKELNSSVKYGLSLDKVNKSRDEFGDNKTLNLKAKSFIILFLKNFIQLYSLAAIFTSIMLFFNGKMGLAFFILCISLMCVAIYSVKEYKNENRLNQLTKIVPSKALALRDGKSIEISADELVIGDIIYLEEGDIIPADARLIKCYNLKVKESAITGDNKLVEKYETKIEDREILPSEMKNMVFKSSFVIEGTAKAIVVEVGDNTKIGSITKELLKSQNRADFLDKKVYKLVNLLSIFFILFSACAVLYNFLENINIKESFKIISIGWLIIVPIQIMIIVIIISIIIHTKNKKHGIILEDLSSLETLSSTDVIIANKVGSITEERLFVRKIYTNGNTLEARSDEDEDNKHNIDRIINIGLLCNDAHTNSDGKIVKGDFVDRALILYGKENSINKNQLEQTQERIFKVPFDYERKIKTTLNKVEDKYRANVIGSVDKILANCTHIMKNGIEVEITAKDIMDIKSNDLKLSKESLYVTGFSYRNFNYEPSVNENIESNLVFVGLVGFENPCKENVQGYMDYCRSLAIKPIIITEDNKITAQSIGSNLGILNKNDMVLSGVEIDNMDDAELEKFIEKVSMYSKISSKIKSKICDQFKKLGYKLAVTGSRFTDLPSFKAAHIGIATGKNCTNIAKKLGDIFVEDNDFKVILDLIKDSRKLLKGIKNIIVFNLIIVAIEFLAVLGSIILNKSIDVKCSEIIFLNFVTLILSSLMIYSQFKNIEKSNYEKVNIDKTVFKNFSSGIKFYILFVFTASIGAAKLNMDVGDNLWNISMFTVINLSIMLFTFYFVNYKKVLKNKVSMTLLLVNIIAYLIFVQVFTGNAIDVLRNIFWNSKVIIGILMIEIPLISFIKELDNDKR
- the holA gene encoding DNA polymerase III subunit delta produces the protein MIDSFTLEDKLNKGNFSNVYIFCGSDEQSIKKAIDKIVDKVVNKDFKELNYVQLDGMTVDNDSIINACETLPFMSEKRVTLIYRANFLKDKVDKSMDKVFKNLTKYIEDIPKDSILIMYYIFENDREKESLKLKKLDKKAEVVKFSKLKGMALQRKVGEVFKRKNKAISKSDLALFCNIVENNMDIIENEVEKLCCYVDDRDIVTEDITKLISGKNDNDIFNLVDFVSQRKPQKSLDILNELVFKGESVTGILRMIQRQFKLIFDIKINMDKGKNKDDIARELRLHPFICEKMMNQSKKFSVGQLEKIFKLCMDTEKTLKSSSVNQKTELELLIINTVIV
- the rpsT gene encoding 30S ribosomal protein S20, encoding MANIKSAKKRIKVIETKTLRNKMIKSALKTKIKNFEVAVANNDLNEAKSAYTIVVKALDMAAAKGILHKNKAARKKSRLATKLSGLNA
- a CDS encoding stage II sporulation protein P; translation: MNLRKNDNYDIRIVFIFAFVAFFIFIGLLAIVKKTCFTYETPVNKVYSGIINNTMPVVNSRDKDYAKMDSSFSKIIGMNSKDYLSVLGKEIAYLSADEEYKSLEDEKNFKDRDPEHIFNEFILNDDQVYVENANENKSDGNGNMASAPVFSKELQKKMPSKPEVLIYHTHTCESYMPYGTSINRWNTTDQSNSIVAVGEEIKKELNKYGISVIHDTTVHDVKDYNNAYKYSRLTLKKYLKQYGDFKLIIDLHRDSVVNKERVTTTINGENVARFQFVLVRKNPHSAKNIQLAETLQGISNKLYPGNKTTKSYNRGTWFYDYGKNLYSQDLSNNALLIEMGSHVNTLQEAKASSKYLSRIIAQYINGKN
- a CDS encoding D-alanyl-D-alanine carboxypeptidase family protein, translated to MRKLLTFIWIFIITFSVIVYDTKAIDTPPTVSADGVVLMDKNTGQILYSKNLDSPYPPASTTKIMTALLALEKCNLDDVVTIGKNATDIDGSKIYIFEGEKLTIRDLLYSLLLQSANDCAVALAEHISGSTQEFVKLMNTRAKELGCKNTNFVNPHGLYDDKHRTSARDLALILRELSKHEDFKKIATTQVYVINPTNKEPNKRFIGNKDKLVLKRSKCYYEGCEGGKTGYTIQSKHSFVATATRDNKSLIAVLLHDAKHTYWDDVINLFNFGFSNYTREKLYSKNQCLYNYKINDNSSIPVLATEDFYYLRKNGDKDVPELKVNNAPLNNKFFKKGDIILTGNIVYKNQNLGKVNLASGADHSSKKLYLNKLNLNNLKYNKYLIIGTPIGILILLVLIFGLKKSKRNRI
- the gpr gene encoding GPR endopeptidase, whose protein sequence is MKNIRTDLAVEAKEIYEEENKKNIKGVEFTEDFDSGVKIVDVKILDEDGERSMGKPIGRYVTLELPESLNYDKDVMEDVSKVFATTLSHMINIDKDMTTLVVGLGNWNITPDALGPKVISKLMITRHLRELVPDKIDENIRPVCALSPGVLGLTGIETGEIIKAVVEKIKPNLIICIDALASRSTERVNKNIQIGNTGISPGSGIGNKRMEISERTLGIPVIAIGVPTVVHAITLANDSIDLAIDAFINQSNSGSEFFKMLNSINRDEKQSLLNEILYPYIGDMFVTPKEIDMDIDVLSKIIAGGINISLQPALDIDEINKYTN
- a CDS encoding ComEC/Rec2 family competence protein; the protein is MTRPLIYYALSIYLASFTLIMCEKNILVAIILVLMFFSLLFFTMDMKYFMVIVCFFLLGCFSFYTYFNTSLSGFENKVRVIQIKRGNVVGDYKGRKILLLGDINGVKEGNRIIVDGSFKDKKDYYKGIIGEVKIYNHKKLNSDFIEKLYRFREGLYKKYTKALDKKKAAIIMACCYGDTKYINFNVKDNINKLGISHIISVSGLHIALVYKMIERILGIKGGIVLSFIYMIFTGGKPATIRAYIMILAMKLSKCFYRTYDSLSSLSLAAIIILLMKPYYVVDIGFNLSFLATLGIILYNKKIRRVLYKLPNKINESLSMTFSAQVFSMPYAMCTLNNISVFFILGNLLLVPLYSIIILLGNLVIVVLKFKIPFRIICSFIYSIMTAIEGGTYLLLKITPSMVQYNYFYGVAMLSIFMSYILLRHGYKKAIYFPCFVMCFVLMHSIT